TGCTTCTTCAAGCTTGCCTTTGATTTCTTCAGCTTCGTCTTTGTCAATGCCTTCTTTGATTGGTGCCGGAGCGCCATCAACGAGTGCTTTCGCATCTTTAAGACCAAGACCAGTGATTTCACGAACGACTTTGATAACGCCGATCTTGGAAGATCCGGCACTCTCAAGTACTACGTCGAATTCAGTCTGCTCTTCAGCTTCTTCCACTGGTGCGCCTGCAGCTGCAACTGGTGCTGCAGCAGTTACGCCAAATTCTTCTTCGATTGCTTTTACAAGGTCGTTCAATTCAAGTACGGACATTTCTTTGATCGCATCGATCATGTCTTGATGAGTCATGTTAAATTCCTCCTAATAATAGTTAAAATAGATTTTACAGCCTTATGCGGCTGACTGTCGATTCAGGCTGCGTTTACGCTTCCTGTTCTTCTTTTTGTTCTGCAACGGCCTTCGTTG
This Salisediminibacterium beveridgei DNA region includes the following protein-coding sequences:
- the rplL gene encoding 50S ribosomal protein L7/L12, producing the protein MTHQDMIDAIKEMSVLELNDLVKAIEEEFGVTAAAPVAAAGAPVEEAEEQTEFDVVLESAGSSKIGVIKVVREITGLGLKDAKALVDGAPAPIKEGIDKDEAEEIKGKLEEAGASIEVK